A genomic window from Nicotiana sylvestris chromosome 11, ASM39365v2, whole genome shotgun sequence includes:
- the LOC104216992 gene encoding UPF0496 protein At3g19330-like, with amino-acid sequence MLHCLRQLSLTATTDSSPPALEGGLVEDNTANSQPSPTVNLSRAYTLAVQTSSYGEIWSKVHHEVPSDLSVEVAQVEFQEEPLQLEDVLKPSHECVQEALLHIIPDALNQLIAKYFDDSEQTTRICILFSQSVNQARVLYAPIHKLLDVLPLDMESAGHSLSQAQCDWAFDIFLQFDSLTNPFPGHDTHNFDDMRHCYFQLKSELDLLLRKSRSKVQLLRHATRGSVVCLVAATVGVVISAVAIATHAFVALVAAPICPAFLPSKMAKKELVHLVQMDDATKGIFFLHNHLETVNCLVGRLYDAVEYYKRLVRFALERGKDRYPIQEVVKQLHGKHSNFLEELLGLEEHLCLCFAAINKARGHLLSYLLRQNQVPG; translated from the exons ATGCTGCATTGTCTGCGGCAGTTATCATTAACAGCAACAACTGACAGCTCACCTCCAGCTTTGGAAG GTGGCTTAGTTGAGGATAACACAGCAAATTCCCAACCTTCACCTACCGTTAACCTATCACGAGCATATACCCTTGCTGTTCAAACTTCTTCATATGGCGAGATATGGTCCAAGGTCCACCATGAGGTCCCTTCTGACCTTAGTGTGGAGGTAGCACAAGTTGAGTTCCAGGAGGAGCCGCTGCAATTAGAAGATGTCCTTAAACCAAGTCATGAGTGTGTCCAAGAGGCACTTTTGCATATAATACCAGATGCCCTAAACCAACTTATTGCTAAGTACTTTGACGATAGTGAGCAAACCACTCGTATCTGTATCCTTTTCTCTCAAAGTGTAAACCAAGCTCGAGTCTTGTATGCCCCCATTCATAAGCTTCTCGATGTCCTTCCCCTGGACATGGAGTCTGCTGGACATTCCCTTTCACAAGCTCAATGTGATTGGGCGTTTGACATCTTCCTCCAATTTGACAGCCTCACCAATCCCTTTCCTGGACATGACACCCATAACTTCGATGATATGCGTCATTGCTACTTCCAGCTAAAGAGTGAGCTCGACCTTCTTTTACGCAAGTCACGTTCAAAGGTCCAACTTCTCCGCCATGCTACCAGAGGCTCAGTCGTATGTTTAGTTGCAGCTACTGTTGGAGTGGTCATATCAGCTGTTGCTATAGCTACTCATGCTTTTGTCGCCCTTGTTGCAGCCCCAATATGCCCTGCTTTCCTCCCTTCAAAAATGGCAAAAAAAGAACTAGTCCATCTGGTGCAGATGGATGATGCAACAAAGGGGATCTTTTTCCTCCACAATCACTTAGAAACAGTAAATTGCTTGGTGGGCCGATTATATGATGCAGTGGAATATTACAAGCGCCTTGTGCGCTTTGCGCTAGAGAGAGGAAAAGACCGGTACCCTATCCAGGAGGTAGTGAAGCAACTTCACGGGAAACATAGCAATTTTCTGGAAGAGCTGCTGGGTCTTGAGGAGCATTTGTGCCTATGTTTTGCTGCAATAAATAAGGCCAGAGGCCATCTTCTCAGCTATCTCCTTCGTCAAAATCAGGTTCCTGGATGA